The following proteins come from a genomic window of Methanosarcina sp. MTP4:
- the hacA gene encoding homoaconitase large subunit, with amino-acid sequence MSEKIFSRATGTEAKANDFVLANVDYAMAHDGTSILAVKAFKEMEVEKVWDPERIVIPFDHIAPANNETAAGLQHEIRDWVKEQQIPNFYEVGEGICHQVLPENGFALPGKLVVGADSHSCTYGAFGAFATGVGATDMAEIFAAGKLWFKVPESIRMTVEGELGKGVYAKDLTLYLIGKTGIAGATYKALEFYGPAISGLSVSGRMTLCNMAIEMGAKTGIVPPDGKTFEFLKNREAEPFDPVYADPDASYVKEVTYDAGDIEPQVACPHQVDNVKPVGELEGTHVDQVFIGTCTNGRLEDLEVAAGILKGKKVAVRTIVIPASRSTLLAAIENGTMQTLLKAGVTISTPGCGPCLGAHQGVLGEGEVCVSTANRNFRGRMGKGGFIYLASPATAAASALSGEITDPRTV; translated from the coding sequence ATCAGCGAGAAGATCTTTTCCCGGGCAACGGGAACCGAGGCAAAGGCAAACGATTTTGTGCTGGCAAACGTGGACTACGCAATGGCGCACGACGGCACCTCCATCCTGGCGGTAAAGGCTTTTAAGGAAATGGAGGTGGAAAAGGTCTGGGATCCTGAAAGGATCGTAATTCCCTTTGACCACATTGCCCCTGCGAACAATGAAACGGCTGCCGGGCTCCAGCACGAGATCCGGGACTGGGTTAAGGAGCAGCAGATCCCTAACTTCTATGAAGTGGGAGAGGGCATCTGCCACCAGGTACTGCCTGAAAACGGGTTTGCCCTGCCGGGAAAGCTGGTTGTTGGAGCAGATTCCCATTCCTGCACCTATGGGGCTTTCGGGGCTTTTGCAACCGGGGTCGGGGCAACGGACATGGCCGAGATCTTTGCCGCAGGCAAGCTCTGGTTCAAAGTGCCGGAAAGCATCAGGATGACCGTGGAAGGGGAACTTGGAAAAGGCGTCTATGCAAAGGACCTAACCCTCTACCTGATAGGAAAAACCGGGATAGCAGGCGCGACCTATAAGGCCTTGGAGTTTTACGGGCCTGCCATCAGCGGGCTTTCCGTTTCGGGCAGGATGACGCTGTGCAACATGGCAATCGAAATGGGGGCAAAAACAGGAATCGTACCCCCAGACGGAAAGACCTTCGAGTTCCTTAAAAACCGGGAAGCTGAACCCTTTGATCCGGTCTATGCCGACCCTGATGCCAGCTATGTTAAAGAAGTTACATATGATGCAGGGGACATCGAACCCCAGGTTGCCTGCCCCCACCAGGTGGACAATGTAAAGCCTGTCGGGGAACTGGAAGGCACCCATGTGGACCAGGTCTTCATCGGGACCTGCACCAACGGAAGGCTCGAAGATCTGGAAGTTGCAGCCGGGATCCTGAAAGGAAAGAAAGTTGCTGTCAGGACCATCGTGATTCCCGCATCCCGCTCGACTCTCCTTGCGGCAATTGAAAACGGGACCATGCAGACCCTCCTGAAAGCCGGGGTAACCATCTCGACTCCCGGCTGCGGGCCCTGTCTGGGAGCCCACCAGGGCGTGCTTGGGGAAGGGGAAGTCTGTGTCTCCACCGCCAACCGGAATTTCAGGGGCAGGATGGGCAAAGGCGGCTTTATCTACCTTGCTTCTCCTGCGACAGCCGCGGCTTCGGCCCTTTCCGGGGAAATCACGGACCCGAGGACAGTTTAA
- the flaJ gene encoding archaellar assembly protein FlaJ, with protein sequence MNIVRRIGNMGIGEKFGNSEAGKKFSYASIGKKLGNSEAGKRLGIEEIRKKLAGLKVVERISDDMLFLLTYMAAISTADIERNRIFDNAGAQKEYEASVYFKQVHTLASKWGYEYAKACKYISQKMQDAYLAKFFGRMANILSSGEPEKNFLKHEKITREEIYSNEYERSVESLRKWTDGYTALMVSMTLVVTIILISVMIYDIGNIETLASMTVLLTIFTSCLALYIIYKATPAEKKIHKLQHRSREQKQIELLTRVLLPLGTLSISFLFIHGTKVELILLAVPLFTLPIGILAMIDDRKIDERDSSFPAFVKTLGTLAGTAGITISSAMENLDRGNVGCLGRGVETLHLGLSMGIKTSLCWEKFVGETGSELINRSSKIFTDAVELGGDPAEIGSIVSSSSLAIVLLRMKRKMVSSGFRGLAIVLHGVMVGLLIFVMEIIRKFSELVSTMNEAHISMHGDMSGISEMGISMFNVTDKVPFLDSFTLAVVLTLTISNAIVVKIVEGGGNYKLFFYGGLMSGISGISMTLIPPIVSTMFSFEM encoded by the coding sequence ATGAATATAGTTAGAAGGATCGGCAATATGGGGATAGGGGAAAAGTTCGGCAATTCAGAGGCAGGAAAAAAGTTTAGCTATGCATCCATAGGGAAAAAGCTCGGCAATTCAGAGGCAGGAAAAAGGTTAGGCATTGAGGAAATAAGAAAAAAGCTGGCTGGCTTGAAGGTAGTTGAAAGGATAAGCGACGATATGCTTTTCCTGCTCACGTACATGGCGGCGATTTCCACGGCAGACATCGAAAGGAACAGGATCTTCGATAACGCCGGAGCCCAGAAGGAATATGAAGCCTCGGTATATTTCAAACAGGTCCATACCCTTGCTTCGAAATGGGGGTATGAATACGCAAAGGCCTGCAAGTATATCTCGCAAAAAATGCAGGATGCTTACCTGGCGAAATTTTTCGGCAGAATGGCAAACATTCTCTCATCAGGGGAGCCGGAAAAAAATTTCCTGAAACACGAAAAAATCACACGGGAAGAAATATATTCGAATGAATACGAACGAAGTGTGGAGTCCCTGAGGAAATGGACCGACGGATACACCGCCCTTATGGTATCAATGACCCTCGTGGTGACCATAATTCTCATATCCGTGATGATCTACGATATAGGAAACATAGAGACTCTCGCCTCAATGACAGTCCTTTTAACGATTTTTACCTCATGCCTGGCGCTTTACATAATATACAAAGCAACCCCCGCCGAAAAGAAGATCCATAAGCTCCAGCACAGATCAAGGGAACAGAAACAGATAGAGCTCTTAACCCGGGTCCTCCTCCCCCTGGGAACGCTTTCCATAAGCTTCCTTTTCATCCACGGGACAAAGGTAGAACTGATCCTTCTGGCCGTGCCCCTCTTCACACTTCCTATCGGCATCCTTGCAATGATCGATGACCGGAAAATAGACGAGAGGGACAGCAGTTTCCCTGCCTTTGTAAAGACCCTGGGAACCCTTGCCGGAACCGCGGGGATCACCATCAGCAGTGCAATGGAAAACCTGGACAGGGGAAATGTGGGTTGCCTGGGAAGAGGAGTTGAAACGCTACACCTGGGCCTTTCCATGGGGATCAAAACAAGCCTCTGCTGGGAAAAGTTCGTAGGGGAAACGGGTTCCGAACTGATCAACAGGTCCTCGAAGATCTTTACCGACGCCGTCGAACTCGGGGGAGATCCTGCGGAAATCGGAAGCATCGTTTCTTCCTCAAGCCTCGCAATAGTCCTGCTCCGGATGAAGCGAAAAATGGTCAGTTCGGGCTTTCGTGGACTTGCAATAGTCCTGCATGGGGTGATGGTTGGACTCCTGATCTTTGTCATGGAAATTATCCGTAAATTCAGCGAGCTTGTATCAACCATGAACGAGGCACACATCTCGATGCACGGGGATATGAGCGGGATTTCCGAAATGGGGATTAGCATGTTCAATGTGACGGACAAAGTGCCCTTTCTTGACAGTTTCACGCTTGCAGTTGTGCTTACCCTCACGATCTCAAACGCAATAGTCGTGAAAATCGTGGAAGGGGGAGGAAATTACAAATTATTTTTCTATGGGGGGCTCATGTCAGGGATTTCAGGAATTTCAATGACCCTGATCCCTCCCATAGTATCAACAATGTTCTCATTTGAGATGTAA
- the hdrB gene encoding ferredoxin:CoB-CoM heterodisulfide reductase subunit HdrB, whose translation MKPIENVPDRKLLLFKSCMVSQEYPGIESATGYAFDRLGVDYFVNEEQSCCTGIGHYTDLFEGLTTAAIAARNFAVARRCGYPNITCLCSTCYAVNKEACELLNTNTEVREKVNSIFREQGLDDLVYEKGDMDPRSSFYHAVEVLLSKVDLIREKKQLDFSGVKAAAHHACHYYKVKYQDVVGNPENPQLIDDIAEACGADMVRWYEDRTLTCGMGFSQLHLNRNTSLQVTKAKLDSLKNAGVELMLHMCPNCQIQYDRYQPVIEKEFGVEYDTVHMNIGQFVALALGADPYKVCGFQTHSVPLEGFLERIGAL comes from the coding sequence TTGAAACCTATAGAGAATGTCCCGGACCGGAAGCTCTTATTGTTTAAGAGCTGCATGGTAAGCCAGGAGTATCCGGGGATCGAAAGTGCCACAGGCTATGCCTTTGATAGGCTTGGTGTGGACTATTTTGTTAATGAAGAGCAGTCCTGTTGCACCGGGATCGGGCATTATACGGACCTTTTCGAAGGGCTTACAACCGCCGCTATAGCCGCCCGGAACTTTGCCGTTGCCAGGAGATGCGGCTACCCGAACATCACATGTCTTTGCTCCACCTGTTATGCCGTAAACAAGGAAGCCTGCGAACTTCTCAATACCAATACTGAGGTCCGGGAAAAGGTCAATTCCATCTTCAGGGAACAAGGCCTGGATGACCTTGTCTACGAAAAAGGCGACATGGACCCCCGAAGTAGCTTCTACCATGCAGTTGAAGTCCTGCTGAGCAAAGTCGACCTTATCCGGGAGAAAAAACAGCTCGACTTTTCCGGGGTCAAAGCGGCAGCCCATCACGCCTGCCATTATTACAAAGTCAAGTACCAGGACGTGGTCGGAAACCCCGAAAACCCTCAGCTAATAGATGACATAGCAGAAGCCTGCGGAGCCGATATGGTCCGCTGGTACGAGGACCGCACGCTTACCTGCGGCATGGGCTTTTCCCAGCTTCACCTGAACAGGAATACCTCTCTCCAGGTCACAAAGGCAAAACTCGACAGCCTGAAAAACGCAGGTGTTGAACTCATGCTCCACATGTGCCCGAACTGCCAGATCCAGTACGACCGCTACCAGCCCGTAATCGAAAAAGAGTTCGGGGTCGAATACGATACAGTCCACATGAACATCGGCCAGTTCGTGGCCCTTGCGCTTGGAGCCGACCCGTATAAAGTCTGCGGCTTCCAGACCCATTCCGTGCCATTGGAAGGTTTTCTGGAGAGGATCGGAGCCCTGTAA
- the hdrA gene encoding ferredoxin:CoB-CoM heterodisulfide reductase subunit HdrA produces the protein MTVPPEKTAVFICHCSGNISEHVDIKAVKAALKAEGISVFDYEYLCSSPGQDLIKSKIEEKGLEKVVIGSCTPSKHGLLFNKCVKEAGLNRAMLEIANLREQCAWVHPDTAEATEKAITLLRGKLKRLDRGEPLQDIKVDISPQALVIGGGIAGITAALNLADNGIPTYLVEKDSSIGGQMAKIGKIFSPDKLAEECAMCSLSPLMNEVAAHPKITLLTRTEVEAVRGSAGKFKVTLRTRPGYVRDTCTACGRCSRVCPVLVENEFNCGHKDKKAISMRFSQSVPKTYSIDPDHCLQLNGVPCGKCAEACRTEAIDFGQQEEVLELNFGAIIAATGFKEYDASQKPQYGYGIFENVLTQMELARMLGINGPTKGKLLRLSDAADGGNLDLGDLDAGNLDAGNSNPDSSNASTNDPSNSPTNAPTNDPSNSPTNAPTNDPALNSSESSSLKEKLSDPPVPGRIVMIQCVGSRDEKAGGIPYCSRYCCMAALKHASLIRKKYPDTEITICYIDMRAFGFYENYYRAVQDMGVSFVRGRPAEVIRKSDKSLIVRVEDTLNRKILELPADLVVLSAAMLPSPGTREIAGVLNVSQDETGFIKERHSKLKPVDSSVDGIFVCGTAQGPKDITDTIAQAGLAAARARAFIADSPKVLEHELVSINQLTCTRCGDCLSCPFDALSFSESGRVVVDPLVCTGCGYCTEICERGAVQVAGFTKSQLKAEIEGVLEAGDLLGFVNSGISSLTCDNIGNSVLSYPSNVKLVKVPTCLVVDKELIRHALRHGAASVLFVEDPPDNPRAEIIFPLALRHFEKLKEELGADGCRLHFKKAYVPNTKGLAGTFTSLAREGEMNGEMVR, from the coding sequence ATGACTGTCCCCCCGGAGAAAACCGCCGTATTCATCTGTCACTGCAGCGGAAATATTTCCGAACATGTTGACATCAAAGCCGTAAAAGCAGCTCTTAAAGCCGAAGGAATTTCTGTTTTTGATTATGAGTACCTCTGTTCGAGCCCTGGTCAGGACCTGATAAAAAGCAAGATTGAGGAAAAAGGCCTGGAGAAAGTTGTGATCGGCTCATGCACTCCTTCCAAACACGGACTCCTCTTTAATAAATGCGTCAAGGAAGCGGGCCTGAACAGGGCAATGCTCGAAATCGCAAACCTCAGGGAACAGTGTGCCTGGGTCCATCCTGATACAGCCGAAGCCACGGAAAAAGCAATCACCCTCCTCCGGGGGAAGCTGAAGCGTCTGGACCGTGGAGAGCCCCTGCAGGATATCAAGGTGGATATCTCCCCCCAGGCCCTGGTCATTGGTGGGGGTATAGCAGGGATAACCGCAGCCCTGAACCTTGCAGATAACGGGATCCCCACTTACCTCGTTGAAAAAGATTCGAGCATAGGCGGGCAGATGGCAAAGATCGGGAAGATTTTTTCCCCGGATAAGCTCGCGGAAGAGTGTGCCATGTGTTCGCTCAGTCCCCTGATGAACGAGGTTGCAGCTCATCCTAAAATTACCCTTTTGACCCGGACCGAAGTCGAAGCTGTCCGTGGAAGTGCCGGTAAATTCAAGGTAACGCTCCGGACCCGGCCCGGATACGTCCGGGATACTTGCACAGCCTGCGGGCGCTGCAGCCGCGTGTGCCCCGTTCTTGTGGAAAACGAGTTCAACTGCGGACATAAGGATAAAAAAGCAATTTCCATGCGCTTTTCCCAGTCCGTCCCAAAAACCTATTCTATCGACCCTGACCACTGCCTGCAGCTCAACGGGGTTCCCTGCGGGAAATGTGCCGAAGCCTGCAGGACAGAAGCAATCGATTTCGGGCAGCAGGAGGAAGTCCTTGAACTCAATTTCGGGGCAATTATTGCTGCAACAGGCTTCAAAGAATATGACGCTTCCCAAAAACCCCAGTACGGCTACGGGATCTTTGAAAACGTGCTGACCCAGATGGAACTTGCCCGGATGCTCGGGATCAACGGGCCCACAAAAGGAAAACTTTTGAGGCTTTCAGATGCCGCTGATGGCGGTAATTTGGATCTCGGCGATTTGGATGCCGGAAATTTGGATGCCGGAAATTCTAATCCTGATTCCTCTAATGCTTCTACTAATGATCCCTCTAATTCTCCCACCAATGCTCCTACTAATGATCCCTCTAATTCTCCCACCAATGCTCCTACTAATGATCCTGCCCTTAATTCCTCTGAAAGCTCCTCCCTAAAAGAAAAGCTGTCCGATCCCCCGGTCCCCGGGAGAATCGTCATGATCCAGTGTGTGGGTTCAAGGGATGAAAAAGCAGGGGGCATTCCCTACTGCTCCAGGTACTGCTGCATGGCTGCCCTGAAGCACGCAAGCCTGATAAGGAAAAAATATCCGGATACCGAAATCACGATCTGCTACATCGACATGCGGGCTTTTGGTTTTTACGAAAACTATTACAGGGCAGTCCAGGACATGGGTGTCTCCTTTGTGCGGGGGCGGCCTGCCGAAGTTATCCGAAAGTCGGACAAAAGCCTTATTGTGCGGGTAGAAGATACCCTGAACCGGAAAATTCTCGAACTCCCTGCCGACCTTGTGGTGCTTTCCGCCGCAATGCTGCCTTCTCCCGGCACCCGGGAAATTGCCGGGGTACTGAATGTGAGCCAGGACGAGACCGGCTTTATCAAGGAGAGGCATTCCAAGCTAAAACCCGTTGACAGCTCGGTGGACGGGATTTTTGTTTGCGGGACTGCCCAGGGGCCAAAGGACATCACGGACACCATCGCTCAGGCAGGGCTTGCTGCAGCGCGGGCCAGGGCGTTTATTGCGGACAGCCCGAAGGTCCTGGAGCATGAACTTGTAAGCATAAACCAGCTGACCTGCACCCGCTGCGGGGACTGCCTGAGCTGCCCCTTTGATGCTCTTTCTTTTTCCGAAAGCGGTCGGGTGGTTGTGGACCCCCTGGTCTGTACCGGCTGTGGGTACTGCACCGAGATCTGCGAAAGAGGGGCTGTCCAGGTTGCCGGTTTTACGAAAAGCCAGTTGAAAGCAGAAATAGAAGGGGTGCTTGAAGCCGGAGACCTGCTGGGCTTTGTAAACAGTGGGATTTCTTCCCTTACCTGCGACAACATAGGAAACAGCGTGCTCAGTTACCCCTCAAACGTCAAACTCGTTAAGGTGCCCACATGTCTGGTGGTTGATAAGGAACTCATCCGGCATGCCCTCAGGCACGGGGCAGCTTCCGTCCTTTTTGTGGAGGACCCCCCCGACAACCCCAGGGCCGAAATAATATTCCCCCTTGCGCTCAGGCACTTTGAAAAGCTAAAAGAGGAACTCGGAGCTGACGGTTGCCGGCTCCATTTCAAGAAAGCCTATGTTCCGAACACAAAAGGGCTTGCAGGCACTTTCACAAGCCTTGCCCGGGAAGGGGAGATGAACGGAGAGATGGTCAGATGA
- a CDS encoding FlaD/FlaE family flagellar protein, with translation MELDKRVAGLETEFKIIKGEMRELLVDIRDQMNRTDNPFCGIQSQGAPTVEAPKKEIPVEGENTEEKLPEEGFESPPTVPGNSPADKERQGIIGGNPGAINPEAIQTARESVKQEGKTQEIPVQEPADSGRKEIDTPMIVELMRWVDYAVRTVGHSNLDELLNLYNVTGHLSDELKGVLQNIANLSIEEPAEESRVSMKENIVVLSHLSTILNPGKSGGRIQPIYGETGWEGEKKDKKTELAFN, from the coding sequence ATGGAACTGGATAAAAGAGTAGCCGGACTTGAAACCGAATTCAAGATCATAAAAGGAGAAATGAGAGAGTTACTCGTAGATATCAGGGACCAGATGAACAGGACAGATAATCCTTTCTGCGGAATCCAGAGCCAGGGAGCACCGACGGTTGAGGCACCGAAAAAAGAGATACCGGTGGAGGGAGAAAATACCGAAGAAAAGCTCCCGGAAGAGGGATTTGAAAGCCCTCCCACGGTTCCGGGAAATTCCCCGGCTGATAAGGAACGGCAGGGGATAATCGGAGGCAATCCAGGTGCAATAAACCCGGAGGCAATCCAAACTGCACGGGAGAGCGTGAAACAGGAAGGAAAAACACAGGAAATTCCTGTACAGGAACCCGCAGATTCCGGGCGAAAAGAGATAGACACCCCCATGATCGTGGAACTGATGCGCTGGGTGGATTATGCGGTCAGGACTGTCGGGCACAGCAACCTAGATGAACTCCTGAACCTCTACAACGTCACTGGACACCTTTCCGATGAGTTAAAGGGTGTTCTTCAGAATATTGCAAATCTTTCCATTGAAGAACCTGCCGAAGAAAGCAGGGTAAGCATGAAGGAAAACATAGTGGTGCTTTCGCATTTGAGTACAATCCTGAATCCGGGGAAATCCGGAGGAAGAATCCAGCCTATCTATGGGGAGACCGGCTGGGAAGGGGAGAAAAAAGACAAAAAAACAGAACTGGCTTTTAACTGA
- the hdrC gene encoding ferredoxin:CoB-CoM heterodisulfide reductase subunit HdrC, which translates to MRRDDQMMLIHVNEYDTPECETLAETAKRSIRTPDSLGLDRCIQCGACTASCPAARFTDYSPRQLVKRVLENDRSVLEDESIWSCFYCYSCNLRCPRNNSPVTIVQVLRQMAINEGIGLEKLAYFVDAGEYFAENGASRIPGPGVRNMEKDLGGRWISFKRDLDSIRAELGLKPRDIRDTGSEVRAILEGTGFFEREKWIRSGGNGNVSGFSHPASPETVNRETVNHEATSHETPQCGV; encoded by the coding sequence ATGAGGAGAGATGATCAGATGATGCTTATACATGTGAACGAATACGATACCCCGGAATGCGAAACCCTTGCAGAGACTGCTAAAAGAAGCATCCGAACCCCTGATTCTCTGGGCCTGGATCGCTGCATCCAGTGCGGGGCCTGTACGGCTTCCTGCCCTGCCGCCCGCTTCACGGACTACAGCCCCCGCCAGCTCGTAAAGAGGGTACTTGAAAACGACCGGAGCGTGCTGGAAGATGAAAGTATCTGGTCCTGTTTTTACTGCTACTCCTGCAACCTGCGCTGCCCCCGGAACAACAGCCCCGTGACAATCGTCCAGGTGCTCCGCCAGATGGCAATTAACGAAGGAATCGGACTTGAGAAGCTTGCCTACTTTGTCGATGCTGGGGAATATTTTGCAGAAAACGGAGCAAGCAGGATCCCCGGCCCCGGAGTCCGGAATATGGAGAAAGATCTCGGAGGGCGCTGGATAAGTTTTAAACGGGACCTTGACTCGATCCGGGCCGAACTAGGGCTAAAGCCCAGAGATATCAGGGACACGGGAAGCGAGGTACGGGCTATCCTTGAAGGCACAGGCTTTTTTGAAAGGGAAAAATGGATCCGGTCCGGTGGCAACGGGAATGTGTCGGGCTTTTCCCACCCTGCCAGTCCTGAAACCGTTAACCGTGAAACCGTCAACCATGAAGCCACCAGTCATGAAACTCCCCAGTGCGGAGTTTAA
- a CDS encoding type II/IV secretion system ATPase subunit: protein MEALPFDPLPGPDNGGRSRKQVYARLSPEFKEFVDREENRHILDYLCRVPLEEIGIPEFYPHISRALKNKRFPNLIYPIGGGLAVHIYPDNEDMRNYYIPIEPSIFQNVDSLLTDVERVLVDVVQDLEVNTKDPEERKRLLKEVLEKVCIVNETLERNPEGNPEGNPEGNPEGKAGEAKRGKGKKSGETKKSNGEEAEQGDGEKSGEKDENAKGLLNKCFRNVGRVFNNKNKQQVQVTPEEFRAVKYLMIRDKVGMGVLEPLLADTNIEDISCSGLGRIFVEHKVFSALKTTNSFQEMEELNSFVIQMSEKVGKPITYRDPIVDTALPDGSRINIVFGEDVSKRGSNFTIRKFMGTPISILELIEFGTLDYTMAAYMWMMLRAGMNCFVSGETASGKTTMMNAVTTFLPPNSKIVSIEDTPELQVPHKNWTREVTRTSREESNSEVSMFDLLKAALRQRPNEIIIGEIRGVEGNIAFQAMQTGHPVMSTFHAASVEKLIQRLTGDPISVPKNYVDNLNVVLIQSAVNVPGKGLGRRVLTVNEIVGYDSINQAFNFMDIFKWDPATDTFKFTGKNNSYLLEQKIAPRMGIPENQARRIYAELDKRAKILKKIHQAKIINFYDLFDMLIRVEEAGVT, encoded by the coding sequence ATGGAAGCTCTGCCTTTTGACCCGCTGCCTGGCCCGGATAACGGCGGACGTTCCCGAAAGCAAGTGTATGCCAGGCTTTCTCCCGAATTTAAGGAATTCGTGGACAGGGAAGAAAACCGCCACATCCTTGACTACCTGTGCAGGGTTCCACTTGAAGAAATCGGCATTCCGGAATTCTATCCCCATATATCAAGGGCTTTGAAAAACAAGAGGTTCCCCAACCTGATCTACCCCATAGGAGGAGGGCTTGCTGTCCATATTTATCCGGATAATGAAGACATGAGAAACTATTACATTCCTATCGAGCCCTCTATTTTCCAGAACGTTGACAGCCTCCTGACAGATGTGGAAAGAGTGCTTGTAGACGTTGTCCAGGACCTGGAAGTAAATACGAAAGACCCTGAAGAGAGAAAGAGACTGCTAAAAGAAGTGCTTGAAAAGGTCTGCATTGTAAATGAAACGTTAGAGAGAAATCCAGAGGGAAATCCAGAGGGAAATCCAGAGGGAAATCCAGAGGGAAAAGCAGGGGAAGCAAAAAGGGGAAAGGGAAAAAAATCAGGAGAAACGAAAAAAAGCAATGGAGAAGAAGCAGAACAGGGCGATGGGGAAAAATCAGGGGAAAAGGATGAAAACGCAAAGGGGCTCTTAAACAAATGTTTCAGGAATGTTGGCCGGGTTTTCAATAATAAAAATAAGCAGCAAGTCCAGGTAACACCCGAAGAATTCAGAGCCGTCAAATATCTCATGATAAGGGACAAGGTAGGGATGGGGGTGCTGGAGCCCTTGCTTGCGGATACGAACATAGAAGATATCAGCTGCAGCGGACTTGGCAGGATCTTTGTAGAACACAAGGTTTTTTCTGCCCTGAAGACGACAAACTCGTTTCAGGAGATGGAGGAACTCAACTCTTTTGTCATACAGATGTCCGAAAAGGTGGGTAAACCCATTACCTACCGGGACCCCATTGTTGATACTGCACTTCCCGACGGGTCCAGGATCAACATCGTCTTCGGGGAAGATGTCTCAAAGCGGGGCAGCAACTTCACAATCAGAAAGTTCATGGGAACCCCAATCTCAATCCTCGAGCTGATCGAATTCGGGACCCTCGACTACACAATGGCTGCTTACATGTGGATGATGCTCAGGGCAGGGATGAACTGCTTTGTTTCCGGGGAAACGGCTTCGGGAAAAACCACCATGATGAACGCAGTGACCACCTTTCTCCCTCCCAATTCCAAGATCGTTTCCATCGAAGATACCCCGGAACTGCAGGTGCCACATAAGAACTGGACCCGGGAAGTTACGAGGACCTCACGGGAAGAAAGCAACTCCGAGGTTTCGATGTTCGACCTTCTGAAAGCAGCCCTGCGCCAGCGCCCGAACGAGATCATTATCGGGGAAATCCGCGGCGTTGAAGGAAACATTGCCTTCCAGGCCATGCAGACAGGGCACCCGGTAATGTCCACATTCCACGCCGCCTCCGTTGAAAAGCTGATCCAGAGGCTAACCGGGGATCCTATCAGCGTCCCTAAAAATTATGTGGATAACCTGAACGTGGTTCTCATCCAGAGCGCGGTAAACGTGCCCGGAAAAGGGCTCGGCAGAAGGGTGCTCACCGTAAACGAAATAGTGGGCTATGACTCCATAAACCAGGCTTTTAATTTCATGGACATTTTCAAATGGGACCCTGCCACTGACACATTCAAATTTACGGGGAAGAACAATTCCTACCTGCTGGAGCAAAAGATCGCCCCACGCATGGGGATCCCTGAAAACCAGGCAAGGAGAATTTATGCAGAACTTGACAAAAGAGCAAAAATCCTCAAAAAAATTCATCAGGCAAAAATCATCAATTTCTATGACCTGTTTGACATGCTGATCCGGGTTGAGGAGGCGGGGGTTACATAA
- a CDS encoding ATPase domain-containing protein, whose translation MSDRAPGEEIQGNGSLFGAEDSLEEMLEEITGEEKAPLEVISFGHLEIDRKMEGGVPVGSLSLLEGGNDSGKSILLQQIMWGALDQGKTVLALTTEKTAKDMLRQMEKLALDVYDYFIIGRSRILEIDANYIEENPQISEKLLLMLLECIKRSEEELVLIDSLTAFVVNSPENAILNFFTECVKLCDRGKTILISVHGYSFSEALLSRIRSICDAYMELRIEHVGDQWIKTMEIQKLRGARKEIGNMLSFDVESEYGLKIIPVSKVKA comes from the coding sequence ATGAGTGACAGGGCTCCGGGGGAGGAAATTCAGGGGAATGGATCATTATTTGGCGCAGAGGACTCCCTTGAAGAAATGCTAGAAGAAATTACGGGGGAGGAAAAAGCCCCTCTTGAGGTCATATCTTTTGGACACCTGGAGATTGACAGGAAGATGGAAGGAGGCGTACCTGTTGGTTCCCTGAGCCTGCTTGAAGGAGGAAACGATAGTGGCAAATCCATCCTCCTGCAGCAGATTATGTGGGGAGCTCTGGACCAGGGAAAAACCGTGCTCGCCCTTACGACTGAAAAGACAGCAAAAGATATGCTGAGGCAGATGGAAAAGCTGGCCCTTGACGTCTACGACTATTTCATAATAGGAAGGTCCAGAATACTCGAAATAGACGCTAACTACATTGAAGAAAATCCCCAAATTAGTGAAAAACTGCTCCTGATGCTCCTCGAATGCATCAAAAGAAGTGAAGAAGAGCTTGTCCTTATCGATTCCCTAACAGCTTTTGTCGTGAATTCCCCGGAAAATGCCATATTAAACTTTTTTACCGAATGTGTAAAGCTCTGCGATAGGGGAAAAACCATCCTCATAAGCGTCCACGGTTATTCGTTCTCAGAAGCACTTCTCTCCCGGATAAGATCAATCTGCGACGCCTACATGGAACTCAGGATAGAACATGTAGGGGACCAGTGGATAAAGACCATGGAAATCCAGAAGCTCCGGGGAGCAAGGAAGGAAATCGGCAACATGCTGAGTTTTGATGTAGAAAGCGAATACGGGTTGAAAATCATCCCGGTCTCGAAAGTGAAGGCCTGA